One genomic region from Spirochaetota bacterium encodes:
- a CDS encoding zf-HC2 domain-containing protein has protein sequence MEHLSERKISDHIDGALSTSESSRIMRHCEHCVSCRALVDAYRRMNGSIASSVAAPKGYWATFDARLAERLADEKKRIVFPLRVRIPLAIAAALLLTVGIGIPLSMANGTADADMLSIGIGGEEALEPIVTAMDDDERSNFLRRIDEEIAVIRGRRS, from the coding sequence ATGGAACATCTATCCGAAAGAAAAATATCCGATCATATTGATGGGGCGCTCTCCACAAGCGAGTCGTCGCGTATTATGCGGCATTGCGAACACTGCGTATCGTGCAGAGCGCTTGTCGATGCGTATCGGCGCATGAACGGGAGTATTGCATCGTCCGTTGCCGCACCGAAGGGATACTGGGCAACATTCGACGCGCGTCTTGCCGAGCGCCTCGCTGACGAGAAAAAACGCATCGTCTTCCCTCTGCGTGTGCGCATACCGCTCGCGATAGCTGCCGCGCTCCTGCTTACGGTCGGTATCGGCATCCCGCTCAGTATGGCGAACGGCACCGCGGATGCCGATATGCTTTCGATAGGCATCGGCGGCGAGGAAGCTCTGGAGCCCATCGTCACGGCGATGGATGATGATGAGCGTTCGAATTTCCTTAGACGCATCGATGAAGAAATAGCCGTGATACGCGGGAGGCGCTCATGA
- a CDS encoding PHB depolymerase family esterase, translating into MLRIVILFASAAFLFGAGLEKRTIRVGAMTREYLIYLPSVYNGEKPLAVVIMLHGGGGTGEAARIETGWDKKAEREGFIAVFPEGSRPHPGKPAKFAGNPQGWNDGSGRFYAGENNIDDVSFIGTLIDELVRIFAADINRIYITGFSNGSSLTYRLGIELAEKIAAVAPVASSGLRVNTAPRTKAPPLISIQGLADPRNPPDGGAIAHHDFGLPADPRPPIIDSIRRYAAHAGCGAEAKTIVNTNGVTAIRFTGGGSQEVVSYTIDDMGHTWPGGRSLLPSSVVGAMTKKMNATDVLWDFFMLHAR; encoded by the coding sequence ATGCTGCGTATTGTCATACTGTTCGCAAGCGCCGCTTTTCTGTTCGGCGCTGGTCTCGAGAAAAGGACTATCCGTGTCGGCGCGATGACACGGGAATATCTCATCTATCTGCCGTCCGTATACAATGGGGAAAAACCGCTTGCTGTCGTCATCATGCTCCACGGCGGCGGCGGAACAGGAGAAGCCGCGCGCATCGAAACCGGCTGGGATAAAAAAGCGGAACGTGAGGGATTCATCGCCGTGTTCCCGGAAGGGAGCCGCCCCCATCCGGGAAAACCTGCAAAATTCGCGGGAAATCCGCAGGGATGGAATGACGGCTCGGGTCGGTTCTACGCCGGGGAGAACAACATCGATGATGTTTCATTCATCGGTACGCTCATCGACGAATTGGTACGCATCTTCGCTGCGGATATAAATCGTATATACATCACCGGATTCTCGAACGGTTCATCGCTCACCTACCGGCTCGGCATAGAACTCGCGGAAAAGATCGCCGCGGTAGCACCCGTCGCGTCTAGCGGCCTTCGCGTGAATACAGCGCCGAGAACGAAGGCGCCGCCGCTTATCAGCATACAAGGTTTAGCGGATCCGCGTAATCCGCCCGACGGCGGGGCGATAGCGCATCACGATTTCGGTCTGCCGGCCGACCCTCGGCCGCCGATCATCGACTCGATCAGACGTTATGCCGCGCATGCGGGATGCGGTGCCGAAGCGAAAACAATCGTGAACACGAACGGCGTTACCGCGATACGATTCACCGGCGGCGGCTCACAGGAAGTTGTGTCCTATACTATCGACGACATGGGCCACACCTGGCCGGGGGGACGATCTCTGCTGCCGAGCTCGGTCGTCGGGGCTATGACAAAGAAAATGAACGCTACCGATGTTCTATGGGATTTTTTCATGCTGCATGCCCGATGA
- a CDS encoding discoidin domain-containing protein produces MKHERMLCIPMLSAMFAASVMAYGEAALSARYIRVEQANGVLALAEVEVFSGTANIAHKGTPSQSSTAYGGEAARAVDGNTAGSWAGNSITHTSDATNAVSAWWEVDLGKDTVIDCIRVWNRTDPCCSGRLKGASVIVLSSARAVLAKAIINDTDDTPFIKSFSALGASNALRGVVDEYPSVTLTNGSVELIVYLPDAEKGFGRGPRFDRSAMVGRAGYRGHTWFGQWLPGKHDPVDANASIGMGGDFGTGQAGAYGALGYDEAKPGETFVRIGVGELRKPMKPEYIEYNSNAVFGYRISFRYTIVRVFPWEIQLAGRFIEFRQDVRDVCGYSFRYTRRIELTPDAPGFVSKCMLENTGGKRIIQSYYNHNFIMIDGKPIGPDYRLTFGFTPQLKDVKKDAAALFSGRTLSFSRLLQANESAGYLLTGSDASAAHSAADIYNSRTKAGLRMTMDAPPVIYNLYITPKVICPEPIITIDVPPGGKKEWQTRYEFRADSPLGK; encoded by the coding sequence ATGAAGCATGAACGTATGCTCTGCATCCCGATGCTGTCAGCCATGTTCGCCGCTTCGGTGATGGCGTACGGCGAGGCGGCTCTCTCTGCACGGTATATCCGCGTCGAGCAGGCGAACGGCGTTCTCGCGCTTGCCGAGGTGGAAGTGTTCTCCGGCACGGCGAATATCGCGCATAAAGGCACGCCGTCGCAGTCATCGACCGCATACGGCGGCGAGGCGGCGCGGGCAGTTGACGGCAATACGGCCGGATCATGGGCGGGCAATTCCATCACCCACACATCCGATGCGACCAATGCGGTGAGCGCATGGTGGGAGGTCGATCTCGGAAAGGATACGGTCATCGATTGTATACGCGTGTGGAACCGCACCGACCCCTGCTGCAGCGGAAGGCTCAAGGGCGCGTCGGTCATCGTATTAAGCAGCGCACGTGCGGTACTCGCAAAAGCCATTATCAATGATACCGATGATACACCGTTCATCAAATCGTTCTCAGCGCTCGGCGCGTCCAATGCCCTGCGCGGTGTTGTCGATGAATATCCTTCCGTCACACTGACCAACGGGTCCGTTGAACTTATCGTGTATCTCCCCGATGCGGAAAAAGGTTTCGGCCGCGGACCGCGTTTCGACCGTTCTGCGATGGTGGGGCGCGCGGGCTATCGCGGGCATACGTGGTTCGGGCAATGGCTGCCGGGGAAGCATGATCCCGTTGATGCGAACGCGAGCATCGGCATGGGCGGCGATTTCGGCACCGGGCAGGCGGGGGCATACGGTGCGCTCGGTTATGACGAGGCGAAACCGGGCGAGACCTTCGTGCGCATCGGCGTGGGCGAACTTCGTAAGCCGATGAAGCCGGAGTACATAGAATACAATTCGAACGCGGTGTTCGGCTACCGCATCAGTTTCCGCTACACAATCGTGCGCGTATTCCCCTGGGAGATACAGCTGGCCGGGCGCTTTATCGAGTTCCGGCAGGATGTCCGCGACGTATGCGGCTACAGTTTCCGATATACACGCCGCATCGAGCTCACGCCGGATGCGCCGGGTTTCGTGTCGAAGTGCATGCTTGAGAATACCGGCGGCAAACGGATAATACAGTCGTACTATAATCACAATTTCATCATGATAGACGGAAAGCCCATCGGCCCTGACTATCGCCTCACATTCGGTTTTACGCCGCAGCTGAAAGATGTGAAGAAAGATGCGGCAGCACTGTTCAGCGGGCGCACTCTTTCCTTTTCGCGGCTGCTTCAGGCGAATGAAAGCGCCGGGTATCTCCTTACCGGGTCCGATGCGTCCGCTGCCCACAGCGCCGCTGATATCTATAATTCCCGTACGAAGGCGGGGCTGCGGATGACGATGGACGCGCCGCCGGTCATCTATAATCTCTACATCACGCCGAAAGTGATATGTCCTGAACCGATTATCACCATCGATGTCCCGCCGGGCGGGAAAAAGGAATGGCAGACGCGATATGAATTCCGCGCCGACAGCCCGCTTGGAAAATAG
- a CDS encoding malectin domain-containing carbohydrate-binding protein — protein MRIGKYPLAKVMVLLVSAAFAHGALIGDGTSWSSLWKRIEKPAFTFDMNRTGSGSLYLTDDAERKIIGQSPAPMFIVDGKSGRRNFIGDGTGGWTEVKGDVTAERVSVNGIIEGIDIAQTITVSDSGLRMSAVMTLRPGQAKVRSFYLNAGFHRRAEGIPFKGETMTGAAFSGDLCRPFETIRDVKWFEVETKTKSTVRYEFIKAARVDLQRYQASDPNYPVAAEFNVFPDGAAPSAEVVPEKAMSYEMLVTVVAKGKPVASTVPARTEYVYDRDLPDFGIGVYPLAEQTWRSKTMIYPEAVSDKDRVWSGDDFFTWEYGAPLDFSKDAIALYGYAEGAYTAGGGALTAATGPKGFTFGFGTKVGVTDTPGIRYGLNWVHAMKDNIRLRMVIEQDRETEWRFLTANWRGYEESKRFKIFGTGRQEFEVDAGLVRVALSGYASVTGLRFECLTPNASISIREMKLAPSSANVYFRKKIALLSKPVYAPLSLRDHECFDLVINGTTVLSGAKVYPVGAMRHIDIAQYLIAGENTICYRREFLMWSGDANKTCLIECAAVGRDGAVTRIIGDETWKCSLRAESAWTDASFDDASWKTPKTERAAVTKLADYKTEVSEGYEPKHMGMLDSKPSDRMYPVFERTAAPAFKLRIPAGIAFTPEVIGTVYKAGTALEAERISVSSFAARGDFLISTAAFRTRTPGPYRIEWTLLSNKQTIERKREELIITGPVVQDTVSLADFERTLTERMKRVWSVECTAAGSETDFIDHAGMYNAPKMNKGRVTTNGTLVYRETGSGTWDYFAYRMRGLAAGEPHIVEVIVPDDDDRYIYSGVMQADPIVYPWNLPGFGRFASTGACFTGGRYPLTGKTRAIRYVHWPRAASEAVVVMSGRTDSRGAACRIIVYRIEGDLPALAVPATGRLFGDHLERISLISPTVGCENALENDPFHALNGHRDAWYHWYRMFERKIKLYRFLGKNMAIEGLYMYSDAHYPSERASIGVSSHDFDKAHLLMKMYAENGIRIMLGLEYIASPEARLAGVDAVSDRRMWQGAGTAQLVDRYGRQAWSRTPGGNGDFMHPETRKHFLAVVRDIYDRYAAVAPVEGLFLVEGMWWMPTFASTGHGSIASTDVGYGDRTAALFEEESGIKLSIDAQDTKRFAKRFDALMGTHRDQWIAWRGKKVKEMHDDIAEVIASGTQKWKLMIYPAFQSLTAGNPFTGAATRQDRDRFLTETLRTEYSLPLERYRDDARMQIVTPLMAVGWKGRRKEEFVTDRLGFNTCEGTRAAVASLGTLYSTGPLDEVDCPTGAAAKWLWTKGLRGVFIPRGVEDNAMNDYVSVMRDTTPNLIVTAWLDCNLETGFGEQQRRFTKAYYATPALDFAPLPADRVRGAAMQYAKGWVRLVNHSPYPASGILTGISRVHDAVYDRDITAGPNGIPIELKPNDIRLFRTEGAEHAGCDLSFPAAVADGIRQEAKKIIDSPGMKKELPEDIMVKMNTAYSRSDAFALYALLDDFELNSARKSARMADMQALFLDDLAKTKHARIDCAGTAVYVDRAGKRWLPDQAFGNGNAYGNVNANFADRGTDLAIENTEAPRMHQTEAYGDAVFYRIPVPNGAYHVHLHFAETYVNNKSAGKRAIAVAVNGRAWDKRVDPFSEAGGFAKAVVLSEKNCNVVDGMIVIEMKYSVGINGIEIELVQ, from the coding sequence ATGCGCATCGGGAAATATCCTCTGGCCAAGGTCATGGTACTACTCGTGTCCGCGGCGTTCGCGCACGGTGCGCTCATCGGCGATGGAACAAGCTGGTCATCGCTCTGGAAGCGTATAGAAAAACCCGCGTTCACCTTCGATATGAACCGCACCGGCTCGGGCAGCCTCTATCTTACCGATGATGCCGAGCGCAAAATTATCGGCCAGAGCCCCGCGCCCATGTTCATCGTTGATGGAAAATCAGGAAGACGCAATTTCATCGGCGACGGTACGGGCGGCTGGACGGAAGTGAAGGGCGATGTGACCGCTGAACGCGTATCGGTGAACGGCATCATCGAAGGCATTGATATAGCGCAGACGATAACGGTTTCCGACAGCGGTCTTCGCATGAGCGCGGTCATGACACTTCGTCCCGGCCAAGCGAAGGTACGGAGCTTCTATCTCAATGCAGGTTTTCACCGCCGCGCCGAGGGCATTCCCTTTAAAGGCGAGACGATGACAGGTGCCGCGTTCTCAGGCGATCTCTGCAGACCGTTCGAGACCATACGCGATGTGAAATGGTTCGAGGTTGAAACAAAAACGAAGTCGACGGTGCGCTACGAATTCATCAAGGCTGCCCGTGTCGATCTTCAGCGCTATCAGGCGAGCGATCCGAACTATCCGGTGGCCGCCGAGTTCAATGTATTTCCCGACGGCGCTGCGCCGAGCGCCGAGGTCGTGCCTGAGAAGGCGATGTCCTATGAGATGCTTGTTACCGTCGTTGCGAAAGGCAAGCCCGTTGCTTCGACAGTGCCGGCGCGCACCGAATATGTATACGACAGGGACCTCCCTGATTTCGGCATCGGCGTATACCCGCTCGCGGAACAGACATGGCGTTCGAAGACGATGATATATCCCGAAGCAGTGAGCGACAAGGACCGCGTCTGGTCAGGCGATGATTTCTTCACCTGGGAATACGGCGCACCGCTCGATTTTTCGAAGGACGCTATCGCGCTGTACGGCTACGCCGAGGGCGCATACACGGCGGGCGGCGGAGCACTGACCGCAGCTACCGGTCCCAAGGGTTTTACGTTCGGGTTCGGTACCAAAGTGGGGGTAACGGATACGCCCGGCATACGCTACGGCCTCAACTGGGTGCATGCGATGAAGGATAATATTCGCCTGCGTATGGTGATCGAGCAGGACAGGGAAACCGAGTGGCGTTTTCTCACGGCGAATTGGCGCGGATACGAGGAGTCAAAGCGCTTCAAGATATTCGGTACCGGCAGACAGGAGTTCGAGGTCGATGCCGGTCTCGTGCGTGTTGCGCTTTCCGGATACGCATCGGTCACCGGACTGCGTTTCGAATGCCTGACACCGAATGCGTCGATATCGATACGCGAGATGAAGCTTGCGCCGTCGTCGGCGAACGTCTATTTCCGAAAAAAGATAGCACTGCTCTCAAAGCCGGTGTATGCGCCTTTGTCCCTGCGCGATCATGAGTGCTTCGATCTAGTCATCAACGGCACGACGGTGCTCTCCGGTGCGAAGGTATATCCTGTCGGTGCGATGCGCCACATCGATATCGCGCAGTATCTCATCGCCGGAGAGAATACGATATGCTATCGCCGTGAATTCCTCATGTGGTCGGGCGATGCCAACAAGACCTGCCTCATTGAGTGTGCCGCCGTCGGGCGCGACGGAGCGGTCACGCGCATAATCGGCGACGAAACATGGAAATGCAGTCTCAGGGCTGAAAGTGCCTGGACGGACGCATCGTTCGATGATGCGTCATGGAAGACGCCGAAGACCGAACGCGCGGCGGTCACAAAGCTCGCCGACTACAAGACCGAAGTGTCCGAGGGATATGAGCCAAAGCATATGGGCATGCTCGACAGCAAGCCTTCCGACCGGATGTATCCGGTTTTCGAACGTACTGCAGCGCCGGCATTCAAACTGCGCATACCCGCCGGCATCGCCTTCACACCGGAGGTCATCGGTACGGTATACAAGGCCGGCACCGCTCTTGAGGCGGAGCGTATCAGCGTATCCTCTTTCGCTGCCCGCGGCGACTTCCTCATCAGTACGGCCGCGTTCCGAACGCGCACACCGGGACCGTACCGCATCGAATGGACGCTCCTGTCGAACAAACAGACGATAGAGCGCAAACGAGAGGAGCTTATCATCACCGGGCCTGTCGTGCAGGACACGGTATCGCTTGCGGATTTCGAGCGCACGCTCACCGAACGCATGAAACGCGTCTGGAGCGTGGAGTGCACGGCAGCTGGGAGCGAGACCGATTTTATCGATCATGCCGGCATGTACAATGCGCCGAAGATGAACAAGGGGCGGGTGACAACGAACGGCACGCTCGTATACCGCGAGACGGGGTCGGGCACCTGGGATTATTTTGCCTACCGTATGCGCGGACTTGCCGCGGGCGAACCGCATATCGTCGAGGTCATCGTTCCCGATGATGATGACCGCTATATTTATTCCGGCGTCATGCAGGCAGACCCGATAGTCTATCCCTGGAATCTCCCCGGATTCGGACGTTTCGCTTCTACGGGTGCGTGTTTTACCGGCGGGCGGTATCCGCTTACCGGAAAAACGAGAGCGATACGCTATGTGCATTGGCCGCGCGCTGCAAGTGAAGCGGTCGTGGTGATGAGCGGAAGGACGGACAGCCGAGGGGCGGCATGCCGCATCATCGTCTACCGTATCGAGGGCGACCTCCCCGCACTCGCCGTGCCCGCCACCGGACGGCTTTTCGGGGATCACCTTGAACGCATCAGCCTCATATCGCCCACGGTCGGCTGTGAGAATGCGCTTGAGAACGATCCGTTCCATGCATTGAACGGGCACCGCGACGCCTGGTATCACTGGTACCGCATGTTCGAGCGCAAGATAAAGCTCTACCGTTTCCTCGGCAAGAACATGGCCATCGAGGGACTCTACATGTATTCCGATGCGCATTATCCGAGCGAACGTGCGAGCATCGGCGTTTCATCGCATGATTTCGATAAAGCGCATCTTTTGATGAAAATGTACGCTGAGAACGGCATACGCATCATGCTCGGGCTCGAATACATCGCTTCACCCGAGGCGCGGCTTGCCGGCGTGGATGCCGTGAGCGATAGGCGCATGTGGCAGGGTGCAGGTACGGCGCAGCTCGTTGACCGCTACGGACGGCAAGCGTGGTCGCGTACACCCGGCGGGAACGGCGACTTCATGCATCCGGAGACGAGAAAACATTTCCTTGCCGTTGTCCGCGATATCTACGACCGATACGCAGCCGTCGCACCGGTCGAGGGTCTCTTCCTTGTTGAGGGCATGTGGTGGATGCCGACATTCGCGTCAACCGGACACGGCAGCATCGCATCGACCGATGTAGGATACGGCGACCGTACCGCAGCGCTGTTCGAGGAAGAAAGCGGGATAAAGCTCTCGATCGATGCGCAGGATACCAAGCGATTTGCAAAGCGCTTCGATGCGCTCATGGGTACGCACCGCGACCAATGGATAGCCTGGCGCGGAAAAAAGGTGAAGGAGATGCATGATGATATCGCCGAGGTGATCGCCTCCGGTACGCAGAAATGGAAGCTCATGATATATCCTGCGTTCCAATCGCTTACTGCCGGGAATCCGTTCACCGGCGCGGCGACGCGTCAAGACCGCGACCGTTTCCTTACGGAGACACTGCGTACCGAATACTCGCTCCCGCTCGAACGCTACCGGGACGATGCGCGCATGCAGATAGTCACGCCGCTCATGGCAGTGGGTTGGAAGGGCAGGCGCAAAGAGGAGTTCGTTACCGACCGTCTCGGCTTCAACACCTGCGAGGGAACGCGCGCGGCCGTTGCATCGCTCGGTACGCTCTACAGCACGGGTCCCCTCGATGAAGTTGACTGCCCCACCGGCGCCGCGGCGAAATGGCTCTGGACGAAGGGTCTTCGCGGCGTGTTCATTCCGCGCGGCGTCGAGGATAATGCGATGAACGACTATGTGAGCGTGATGCGCGATACGACGCCCAACCTCATCGTGACCGCATGGCTTGACTGTAATCTTGAGACAGGTTTCGGGGAACAGCAGCGGCGTTTCACGAAGGCATACTATGCCACGCCGGCACTCGACTTCGCTCCGCTCCCGGCGGACAGGGTTCGCGGGGCTGCTATGCAGTATGCGAAAGGCTGGGTGCGTTTGGTCAATCACTCGCCGTATCCTGCGAGCGGTATCCTTACCGGCATCAGCAGAGTCCACGACGCTGTGTATGACCGGGATATCACTGCGGGGCCCAACGGCATTCCCATCGAACTGAAACCCAACGACATACGTTTGTTCCGCACCGAAGGGGCTGAGCACGCCGGCTGCGATCTTTCATTCCCTGCAGCTGTCGCTGACGGCATACGGCAGGAAGCGAAGAAGATAATCGACAGTCCGGGCATGAAGAAGGAATTGCCCGAGGATATCATGGTGAAGATGAACACGGCGTATTCCCGCTCGGACGCGTTCGCACTCTACGCCCTGCTCGATGATTTCGAGCTCAACTCGGCGAGAAAGAGCGCGCGGATGGCCGATATGCAGGCGCTTTTCCTCGATGACCTTGCGAAGACAAAGCATGCGCGCATCGACTGCGCGGGTACGGCGGTGTACGTCGACCGCGCGGGGAAGCGCTGGCTGCCCGATCAGGCGTTCGGCAACGGGAATGCGTACGGCAATGTGAACGCCAATTTCGCCGACCGCGGCACCGATCTCGCCATTGAGAATACGGAGGCGCCGCGCATGCATCAGACCGAGGCGTATGGCGATGCGGTATTCTATCGGATACCGGTGCCCAACGGCGCATATCATGTTCATCTGCATTTTGCGGAGACCTATGTGAACAATAAGAGCGCCGGTAAACGGGCCATCGCCGTGGCGGTGAACGGCCGCGCGTGGGATAAGCGCGTCGATCCGTTCTCGGAGGCGGGCGGTTTTGCAAAGGCGGTCGTGCTCTCCGAAAAGAACTGCAATGTAGTGGACGGGATGATCGTCATTGAGATGAAGTACTCGGTGGGCATCAACGGCATCGAGATAGAGCTGGTGCAGTAG
- a CDS encoding ABC-2 transporter permease, with the protein MKQTIKRIAAVARMTMSDIIRQKSFIVLFIIAVLFLLLVRGCWGMKMNVNGQVMSGGKFALQILQTVFFVISSMVMFIAGLLAMRLFRRDRDEGMQAFVLSKPVTRLSYITGKVGGLVLIMTAFMFLLHGAILIIHFLHAGEVTAGYLAASSMSVLNVLFAVLAVSLLSLLIPEIFAFLAAFGVTALAFIFDGIAAAARSSAVQSILSQSGAQAAGLDSLTWWKVVYWIWPKAGTLGANAASLIDPTAVIAVNDMLIPLVSMAVYCIALAVLVVIKFDREEIV; encoded by the coding sequence ATGAAACAGACGATCAAGCGCATCGCCGCCGTGGCGCGCATGACGATGTCCGATATCATACGCCAGAAAAGCTTCATTGTGCTCTTTATCATCGCCGTGCTTTTCCTTCTCCTTGTACGCGGCTGCTGGGGTATGAAGATGAACGTGAACGGACAGGTGATGAGCGGGGGGAAGTTCGCACTCCAGATACTGCAGACCGTGTTCTTCGTGATATCATCCATGGTCATGTTCATAGCCGGGCTCCTTGCGATGCGGCTTTTCAGGCGCGACCGCGACGAGGGCATGCAGGCCTTCGTGCTGTCAAAGCCCGTAACGCGGCTTTCGTACATCACCGGCAAGGTGGGCGGTCTTGTGCTCATCATGACCGCGTTCATGTTCTTACTTCACGGCGCCATACTCATCATCCATTTCCTGCATGCGGGCGAAGTGACCGCGGGCTATCTCGCCGCATCGTCCATGAGCGTCTTGAACGTGCTTTTCGCCGTGCTCGCCGTATCGCTCTTAAGCCTTCTCATTCCCGAGATATTCGCGTTCCTTGCTGCGTTCGGCGTGACCGCACTTGCCTTCATTTTCGACGGCATCGCCGCGGCCGCCCGATCATCCGCGGTGCAGTCGATACTTTCGCAGTCCGGGGCTCAGGCAGCCGGGCTCGATTCGCTCACGTGGTGGAAGGTCGTGTACTGGATATGGCCGAAAGCAGGCACGCTCGGTGCGAATGCCGCATCACTCATCGACCCGACAGCGGTCATTGCCGTGAACGATATGCTCATACCGCTGGTGAGCATGGCAGTGTACTGTATCGCCCTCGCCGTGCTCGTCGTGATAAAATTCGATCGTGAAGAGATAGTCTAG
- a CDS encoding ABC transporter ATP-binding protein, which translates to MNGAKIEYTQVTKRFGAVTAVDNVSFTVAPGECIALLGPNGAGKTTLVRLLLDFTRASAGTVAVDGTPSSDIRARMGVGYLPENVRMPGHLTGLQYLMRCADLLGMTKQDAAVRCREAVALTGMTGKENIAVKTYSKGMSQRIALAAALIGDTRLLILDEPTSGLDPIGIREIRVILENLKLKGMTILLNSHLLSEVEKVCDAALIIDRGTVIVKDTIASIVKDGETLEDVFVRLVAPGRVS; encoded by the coding sequence ATGAATGGTGCAAAGATCGAGTACACACAAGTAACGAAACGTTTCGGGGCGGTGACCGCCGTCGATAATGTTTCGTTCACGGTCGCTCCCGGGGAATGCATAGCGCTCCTCGGACCCAATGGCGCAGGAAAGACCACGCTCGTGCGGCTTCTCCTCGATTTCACACGCGCATCAGCCGGCACTGTCGCCGTCGACGGTACCCCCAGTTCTGACATCCGTGCGCGTATGGGCGTCGGATATCTTCCGGAAAATGTGCGCATGCCGGGACATCTTACCGGCCTGCAGTACCTCATGCGCTGTGCGGACCTGCTCGGCATGACGAAACAAGATGCTGCGGTCCGATGCCGCGAGGCCGTTGCGCTCACCGGGATGACCGGCAAAGAGAACATCGCCGTGAAAACCTATTCCAAAGGGATGTCGCAGCGCATCGCGCTTGCCGCAGCGCTCATCGGGGATACACGTCTTCTCATACTCGATGAACCGACCTCGGGGCTTGATCCCATCGGCATACGCGAGATACGCGTGATACTGGAAAATCTCAAGTTGAAAGGGATGACGATACTCCTCAACTCACATCTCCTTTCGGAAGTGGAGAAGGTATGCGATGCTGCGCTCATCATCGACCGCGGCACAGTGATAGTGAAAGATACGATAGCATCGATAGTCAAGGACGGCGAAACCCTCGAAGATGTGTTCGTGCGCCTTGTTGCGCCGGGGAGGGTATCATGA
- a CDS encoding N-acetylneuraminate synthase family protein: MFSLKDHIAKKGVFIIAEAGSNHDGDLDTAKKLVREAAASGTDAVKFQAFTRDTLFAEAEYERALKLKKGALLGVDAIAFKDEWYDVLSREAKRAGIHFMVTPFSPEAALRMAKYVPCYKIASCDIQYLPLLRAAAGTKKPVILSTGLASDTDIRRAKGILKKNEMALLHCVVEYPAPAERAALSYIGTLAERYGVIAGYSDHTTDTFTPALAVAHGARIIEKHFTVTPEKKGGDHAMSLSPEKFAAMVSLVRSASAAAGDGEKHLTLQEKKELVFARRGIFAAHDLRKGDSITEKDIVALRPCTGIPAGEWDNVVGKRIKRDMASRSPIMERDIDRG, translated from the coding sequence GTGTTCTCGCTGAAAGACCATATCGCGAAGAAGGGCGTATTCATCATCGCCGAAGCGGGAAGCAATCACGACGGCGATCTCGATACCGCGAAAAAGCTCGTACGCGAAGCGGCTGCGTCCGGCACCGACGCGGTGAAGTTCCAAGCATTCACGCGGGACACGCTTTTCGCCGAAGCGGAATATGAGCGCGCGCTCAAGCTCAAGAAAGGCGCGCTTCTCGGCGTTGATGCGATAGCGTTCAAGGACGAGTGGTATGATGTTCTTTCGCGGGAAGCAAAACGTGCCGGCATTCACTTCATGGTAACGCCGTTCTCGCCCGAGGCAGCGCTTCGTATGGCGAAATACGTGCCCTGCTATAAGATAGCCTCCTGTGACATACAGTATCTGCCGCTCCTGCGTGCCGCGGCAGGAACGAAAAAGCCGGTCATTCTGTCCACCGGCCTCGCATCCGACACGGACATCCGCCGCGCGAAGGGCATCCTTAAAAAGAACGAGATGGCACTGCTCCATTGTGTCGTAGAATATCCGGCACCCGCCGAACGCGCGGCGCTCTCGTATATCGGAACGCTCGCCGAACGCTACGGCGTCATCGCCGGGTACTCCGATCACACCACGGATACGTTCACGCCTGCGCTTGCGGTCGCCCACGGCGCACGCATCATCGAAAAGCATTTCACGGTAACGCCGGAGAAAAAGGGCGGCGACCATGCGATGAGCCTTTCGCCGGAAAAGTTCGCCGCGATGGTGTCGCTGGTGCGGTCGGCAAGTGCAGCGGCCGGCGACGGTGAGAAACATCTCACTCTGCAGGAAAAGAAGGAGCTCGTGTTCGCACGCCGGGGCATTTTCGCCGCGCACGACCTTCGCAAAGGCGACAGTATCACCGAGAAGGACATTGTTGCGCTTCGGCCATGCACGGGTATCCCCGCCGGGGAATGGGATAATGTCGTCGGTAAACGGATCAAACGGGACATGGCGTCACGATCGCCGATAATGGAACGGGATATCGACAGGGGATGA